AGCTTGTATTCGACGCGCTCCGGCCCTCGGCCTCCGTTCGGGAAATAGACATTCCAGAGAACAAAGCCCGGATACTCGGTTATCATAACCCTGCCCTCTGAGTTATAGTTGCGATCGGCGGGATCGTTTATAAATCCGCTTTGATATGAGGCTGGCTTATACTTTGAAAAGGTGGCCACGCCGCTATAGCCGCCTTTCTCGGCATTGGCCCAGTACCAGCAGTAGCGATTATCTTCAAGAAGAGGACGGGCCTGCTCTTCTTTGACGACCTGCGGCGTTCGAGCGCGGGTCTCCTGCAAGCAGAAGATATCGGGATCGGCCTGATCCAACCAGTCAAAGAAGCCCTTCTTACTGACCGCACGAATGCCGTTCACGTTCCAGCTATACAGCTTGAGCGTCGTCTGGGCGGCCGGCCATGCAGGCAGCTCTCGTTCCCGGAAGGCAAAGCGCTCTTCGGGCAGAGAGGATTTTTTTGGGGCCACCGATGATCGTTTCGCTGTGCCGTCAGTTTTCTTCGCCGCTTTTTTTGTCGCTTTTTTTGCAACAGTCTCTGCAGTCTTTCTGGCCGACTTCTTCACCGTTTTCACGGCGGTCTTCTTGCTTGCTCTGCTGTCGGTTTTTTTCGCTCTCTTTTCTGCCATCAAGAGCAAGATGGGCGAAGCAAATAAAAAGTCATCACAAAAAAACGAAGCCGTTAACCATTGCCGCCGGACTACTCCGGAATGAAAAAACCCCGCCTTGCGGCGGGGTTGAAAAAAACCATCGAATCCGTGTCTGTATTATCTGAGAAGCTGCAGAACGGATTGCGGTCGCAGATTGGCCTGAGCAAGCATCGCCGTTCCCGACTGAACCAGGATCTGGTTCTTCGTGAAGGCAACGGATTCCTCCGCCATATCGACGTCCCGAATACGAGATTCGGATGCCTGCGTGTTTTCGTAGGCGACCATAAGGCCGTTCGAAGCATGTTCGAGACGGTTATAGTAGGCGCCCAGGTCGGCACGCTGCTTGTTAATCCTGTTCAACGCAGAATCCAGGACTCCGATGGCATCATTCGCGAACTCCGCCGTCGAAAGCGTGAGAAGCGTTCCGTCGTATCTTTTCAGTGAAAGGGACTGAGAGGTCATCGTCTGGATGTAAACCCTCTCTCGCTGATGCTGGTTCGGTCCGATGTGGAACCACATCGACGATACACGCGAACCGCGAGCGAAATCACCCTTCAGAAGATTCATCTTGTTGAACTCGGCCTGAGAGGCGATACGATCCACCTCGTCGATCAGCTGAGAAACTTCAACCTGAATCATCTGACGGTCCATAGCCGTGTAAATACCGTTAGACGACTGTACGGCAAGAACTCGAACACGCTGAAGGATGTCGGCCACTTCTGCCAGATACCCTTCGGTAGTTTGAATCATGCTCATACCGTCTTCGGCGTTACGCTCGGCCTGACGGAGCCCCTGAATTTGAGCCCGCATCTTTTCAGATACGGCAAGACCGGATGCGTCATCGCCAGCGCGGTTGATGCGCATACCGGAAGAAAGCTTTTCCATGTTCTTGTCAACGTCCCAGTGCTGAAACTTCAGCGTGCGATGGGAGTTGATCGCGGACAGGTTATGGTTAATGATCATACTAAGTTTCCTCCGTGAAACTCATAGAATCGCCTCAGAGCATCCATGCTCATCACATTGGCGGTTCTGATATAGATTCGGGGAAAGGGAGGAACAAAATTAGAGCGATAACGATTTTTTCGGCCCGCTGTCGGCATACTGCCGAAAAAAGTGCATCGCTTTTTTAGCGGTGGTTAAGAAAAAATACGCAGTATGGCTAAAGTCACAGATTGCGATACGCAGTCATCGGATTGACGATCTGCGTAATCTGAACGGCGTAAAACTCGTCGACGACGACGAGTCTTCCGCGCCCGAAAAGGCGATCGTTGACAAGAAGATCGACGTCGTCGCCCACGTTTTTATCAAGCTCGACGATCGATCCCTCAGAAAGAAGCATCACATCTTTGATATACATCTGCGTGCGGCCGAGCTCGACGATAAACCGGACGTTCACATCAAGCAGCAGAGGAAAGTTCTTCTTGCCCTGATCGCCGCTCATCTCTTCGTTACGAGATGCGCCGAAGTTCATCGCTTCAACCGGCTCGGAGGAGGGAGAAGAAGAGCCGAGGAAGTCGGCGATCGTATTCAGCTGATCCTGATCAAGGCCGGCATCCGATGCCGCTGGAGTCGGTCCGCCGCCGAGCAGATCCTGCGTCAGGGCGTCAAGCTCCGAGGCGCTTGCCTTCTCGCTATCGGTTCCGAGAAGCTGATCAAAATCCTCCAGACTGAGATTGGTTTCCTCTGCCATACGTTCCTTTATCGGCAGATCGCCGCAGCCGAAAATGAAAAAAGTCAGAGCCCGATGATGCCCTCTCTCTCACGCTTCTTTTTGCCCCCACTCCGGCGTGTCGTCTTTTTCCTACGGAAGACGGTTCCTGCCTTTTTTGCGGCGGGCGGCGCCATCCATGACAGGGCGGATTACCCGCTGACGCTTGTCGCGCTGCGACCGGCTGTGCGGGCTATCTTTCACAATAGAAGAAGCGACCACAGGGTGCTCTACTGGCTACAGGCCTTGCGGTGGATCCGGCTCAGCGCACGCCTCGCCGCGCACTCCGTCGAGCTGCGCCTTGAGCCGGGGGCGTGGCCGGGGCGACTTCTTTTAAAGCTCTTCTCGTATCAGGCCGCCCGGTCGCTGCGTCGGTTGCATGCGCGCATCTATGAGGCGGCCCATCAGCAGGCCTCGCAGGCTGATGATCAGGGCAGCGGCTTCGAGTTCGCCGGCAGCATGCCCCACTACAGCCGCCCCGCTCCCATAAACCGCTTTGCGGCGCTGCTGCAAACCCTCTATAGATTCACCTGGCTGCCTGTGGAACGGCTGCGTCTCAGCTCCGTCTTTTTTATCGCGCTGAAGCCGACGCTTCCCGACATCCCCCCTTTTCATAGCGGTGGGGCCGGATGGCTTCTCTCTGCTGAGCTTTTTGCCATTACCGCGAAGAAAGGCCTGCGTATTCCGCGCCTCCTCTCGCGCCGACTGCAGTCGCTCCTGTGGCAGATGCATCCGGTCATGCTCATTCGAAACGAAGACGGACGACACCTGCATGGCTATCTCATCACAGAGCAACGGGGGCATGCCGTACGGCCCGCCGGCCCGTTTTATTATCTGCCGCTTGAGGCCGGTATAAGCGGACTCGCCCTGCGGCCCGGTCGGTATGGCGGCTTCGACAGAGCCTTTCCGTTTCGCAATACCGATGATCCGACATTCCTTTTTTATGAAAGGTCGGATGGCCTCATCGACTGCTATCAGGTGCTCTGCGAGTATCCGGCCAATCATCTACAGCGTTTTTCGGTGCGGCCGCTATACACATCGGAGGCAGGACAGCAGAAGCGCCCCTTCGTCGAAACGCCACAGAGCGTGGTTCGGCCGCTTCCCGTCGACGGAGCGCTCTATCTGAGCCGGATCGACCTGCATCTGCAAACGTTCTTCCGTCTGCGCCGCGCAGATTGTCTGTGGCGGCCGGCCCTTGATCCCGTGCCCGCTCTTGATCGTGTTCAGGCGCTTGATTCTATGCCGGTTGATATGCGGCCAGGCACGTAAATTCCCGATTGCACTCTATGACGTGGCCGCTTCGATGAGTCATGATCGACTTCCTCTTCAAGAATAGCGTGCGCATGGCAGAGACGGCGCTGGTGCTCGGCCAGGCCGGCCTCGGCTGGCTGCTCGGACATCGTCCGCCGGCCCCCCGGCTGCTTCGCGAAACCTTTGAACGACTCGGCACCACATACATCAAACTCGGTCAGTTCATTGCAAGCGCTCCGTCTATCTTTCCTGCCGAGTACGTTGAAGAGTTCCAGTACTGTCTCGATCGCACGCCGCCCGTCGCCTTTTCTGATATCAAACGCATCCTGAAAGAGCAGTACGGGCGCGACCCGTCCGAGTTATTCCGGCGCATCGAAGAGAAACCGCTTGCCTCGGCCTCTATCGCTCAGGTACACGAGGCCGAGCTGCATGACGGTCGCGTCATCGTGCTGAAGGTGCAGAAGCCCGGCGTGCGCGATATCATCCTTACCGATCTGAATTTTCTTTTTATCGCCTCGCGACTTCTCGAATGGTTTGTGCCCGGCATGGAGCGTACGTCGATCTCGGCCATCATTGAAGATCTGCAGAAAACGATGATGGAAGAGTGCGATTTTCTGCATGAGGCCCGTAACCTCAAAGAGTTCCGGGAATTCCTCGATCGTACGGGCATCGATTTCGCCACGGCTCCGGCCGTCTATGAAGAGTTAAGCGGTCCTCGCGTGCTCGCCATGGAGCGCCTCTATGGAGTATCGCTTACCGATCTCGACTCCATTCGCAAGTATTCGAAAGATCCCGAGCAGACGCTTATCCAGGCGTTAAACGTCTGGTTCCTGAGTCTCATGGCCTGCGACTTCTTTCACGCCGACGTGCATGCAGGCAACCTGCTGGTGCTCGAAGACGGACGCATCGGCTTCATCGACTTCGGCATCGTCGGCCGCATCAGCAAAGAGATCTGGTCGGGCATGGATCTGCTGATGCAGGGCATGAACGCCCAGGATTACCGCCAGATGGCCGAGGCCATGACAAGAATCGGCGCCGCCGATCGCGACGTAGACATCGACGTTTTTGCAAACGATCTGAAAACGATCTTTGAAAGTATGCAACGCATGGAAACCGCCGCCTTCCGGTCGGGCCAGGTCGACGAGATGGAGATCAATCATCTGGTGCTGTCGTTATCCGAAGCGGGTCGCAAGAACGGCATCAAGTTCCCGCGCGAATTCGCTCTGCTCATCAAGCAATTCCTGTACTTCGATCGGTATATTAAGATACTCGCTCCGAAAATGAATATGTTTCAGGATGCGCGCATACAGCGGACGGGACTGATTGGGTAAGAGAGGGGAGAGTGCTCCAACATACCAGGAAAGAATCATTTCTTAAGTCCCGGTCGGTACATCGACTAACCAGATCCTTCCTGTCAACGATTATGGCTCGATTTTGTCAAACCATTGTTCCATGGTTCTCTTGACGGATTCATCAATATTTTCGGTTTTCACACCATGACTCTGGACGAAAGCATCCGCCTCAACAACGACATGTTCCAGAAGCATGGTGGTTTCCTCAGCAATGGCATCAAGCCGCACAATTAGATCACGGCAGCCTTTATCAGTAAGAACTGCATCCTTGCTATCAGATCTTGATCGATGAACCAGCCAGTTTCGTTCTGCGAGAAGATGCTTAAATCTCGGTTCCAGCGCTTCAGGCATCTTTTGTTCTTTGATAAGCTCCTTAATTGTTGAACCGAACGTACCTTTCAGAGCTGAACCAATCTTGACCTCGACATCCTCTCTACCCATTCCTTGTTTTGCCTGAACAACAAGAACAAAAAACTTTGCAATGACTTCTTCGAGCACCTGAAGCTGCCAGAGAGTTTGCCCAACTTTCCCGGAAATGAGTTCCAGACGGTTACCCATTTGAATTTCCTTTTCAAATCTGAACATCTATAGATCCCATTTTCACTATGTGGCTCGATCTGAAGCCTCCAAGAAACATCACTGACCACTTAATCAAACCTCCCGTCCAACAAAAACCAAACGCCTCATTCCCTCTCGACAGCGGAGCAGGACGCGGAGCGCCCCGCCTGGCGCAGGAGTGCGCCATCGCGGGGAAGAGAGAGGGAATGAGGCGTTCTACAGTCTCTGCAAATCCGCCAGAAACGACTTCAACGCTCGCCCGCGATGCGATCGCTCGTTTTTCTCCTCTGCCGAAAGAGAGGCGTAGCTACGACCGGTGATCAGATCTTCGAAAACCGGGTCATAGCCAAAGCCGCCGATGCCTTCGGGCTCGAGAAGGATGCGGCCTTCGGCAACGCCTTCGTAATAACGTATCTCGTCGTCCGGAGTCAGGAAAGCAAGCGTGCAGACGAAGCGTGCCTGCCTGAGATGCGAGGCGACTCCGTGCATTTTTTCAAGCAGCAGCCTCAGACGTCCGGTGTCGTCCAGGCCTTCGCCGCCATAGCGAGCGCTTTTCACGCCCGGTTCGCCGTTCAACGCATCGACGACGAGGCCGGAATCGTCGGCAAGAACGGGAATGCCCGCTGCCTCGCAGAAAGCACGCGCCTTCAGGGCGGCGTTTTCGGCGAAGGTGTTTCCCGTTTCCTCCACATCAAGGCTGAGGCCGATAGAGGCCGGCGTGCGAACGGGGATGGCAAATTCAGAAAGCATCTCTTCGAGCTCGCGTATCTTATGGGCGTTGCCGGTGGCGATGAGGATGCCGCTTCGTCTGAGCTCAGGGAGTTTCATGTCCCTGCCCTCTTACCTGATAAGAATGCACGGCTGCGTCAAGGTTATCAAATACGAGAAAGACGCGGTCAAGCAGAGTGATCTGCAACACGCGAAGGACGTCGCCAGCCGTCGTAACGATTCTTACGTCTCCTTCGTGACGGCGAATGCGTCGCTTTACAGAGATAAGGGCACCAAGCGCCGAAGAGCATATATGCTGAACGGCCGTCAGATCGAGAACGATGAGACGACTGCCCTGCTCCAGAGTACGCTCAAGCTCCTTCTCAAATACGGGGCTATCCGTATGCTGGATGTTGCCCTTCACTGTGAGAATGTCGACGTCTCCCTTTCGGTTTCTTGAGATGGAGTCCATACCAGCCCGTCCCTCTGTCTCTGGAAGAGCGAGATGACATGCACCTCTTTCACTCCGGCCCTTTTCAACAGGCGAGCCGATTCGTTCGCCGTTGCGCCGGTGGTGAAAATGTCTTCGAGCAGCAGATAATGGTCTACTTTCTCAAAGGATGCTGTCAAGCGTAACGAACGCGGAAGGTCAAAAAAACGATTCTCATATCGCGCAGCAGATTGCTTTGCGCGCTTGATCTTCATGATATCGGCGCCGCATGCGACGCCCGCTCTTTTCGATGCGTATTGAGCCAGATCGGCGACGGGTTGATAGGGGCGAATCCGGTGTGCAAGCTTGCCCGACGAGATCCATCCGATGCGCCGCACTTGCATCGACGACATAACGTCACAGATGGCGTCGGTAAAAAGGCGGATCAGCCAGCGCTCGTTCTCGAATTTCAGTTTACGTATCAGCGGCGCCGTCGTTTCATCAAGAGCGTACAGGGCCCTGTACGTATCAAAGAAGACGTTACGGCTCGAGCAGAACGAGCATCCGTCGTCCAGCCGCGAAAAACAGGTTGCACATCGTCCTTGCCCATCAAGCCTTTGCAGGCGAAGACGGCAGGATGGGCAGAGGCCGGTGTTCTCTATTTCGATTTCGCAGATAGAGCAGAGCGAAGGGCTGTAAAGATGAAGCAGACTCATGCCTGTAAAGGTGCGAAAGTGATCGAACGGAAATAAAAAAATGGAAAAAAAACGACAGAGCCTGGCCGCTCTGACAGGGATGGCCTTTTCAGGCCGGATGTTTTTCGCACTGCCCGCCCTGTTTCTCATGGCCTTCTCAACGATGGAGGCACGACCGTTCAGCGATGAGGCGACGCTTGCAGCGGAAAGCTACACCGTTCAACCGGGACGGGGGCCTTTCAAATACGCTCACCTTTTTAATATCGAGCAGGATCAAGAGGGCGAACGATCGCTCGGACTCATCTTTCGCGCACGCACGGCCGTAACCCTGCGCCTGAAGAAGCCTCTTCGCCTGCACGGCTTCACGACCTCAATCCATCTGCGCCTTGAAGGATTTCGCGGCGCAGAGACCGTCTATGCCCTGTTTGTCGATCGGCGCGGTAAGACGCATCGCGTTCTTATGGGAAGGGCCGACAACTACGGCTTTCAGGAATGGCATGCCGATCTTCGCGGTAAGCTTGTATTTCGACCGCAACGTTTATCTGAAATGAGCTACGTCGACTTCGTCGGATGGAATATCGAACCCGATCTGCGGCAGGCGGAGCGCAGTACCTATATTATAATGCGTCAGCCTGTTTTTGACGTGCGGCCGTATGATATGCGCGGCGACGCTCTCTAAAAGCGCCTTCGCCTCTCGCACAGTATCTATTACGGAGCAGGATTAAAGCTCTGACAGGATGCGCTTGCGCTGCTCTTCGTATTCCTTCTCTGTAATGACGCCTGACGCCTTCAGCTGCTCGAGTTTCTTCAAGCGCTCGGCGACATCGCCCTTCATTTCACCCGGCTTCCCGTCTGGACTCTTTTCAGGCGAAGGCTTCTCGGCCGTGTCGGATCGCATAAACCGCGGATCGGGTTTCAATGCCAGCATCTCTTTTTCGGGAATGACGATATGCGTCAGGTGCGTGAAATCGCCCACTTTCTCAAACGAATAGAGCGTACTATCGAGAAGACGCGTATCTTCCGGAGCCTTCCGCAGATTGACCGGCTGCACATCGATCCACTTATCATCGTTGATGAAGTCGTCGCCCAGTAGCTCGGTGTGAATTTCGCCGAATACAAGATGTACGTTCTCGCCATCGGTCCAGAAAAGCATCGTATTACGACGCATCTTCGAAAGCACCGTATTAAACGGATCGAACCTTGTTACAAGCAGATAGCGCACATGCGGCTGCCCGGCCTCGATCACATCTTTCAATACCGGAGCGATCTCGGCCAGCTGCGCCTTGTAGAAAACCGGATACGTGCTGGCGCCGATCAGCCCTTTTTTCTCGACTCGCAAATACGTAAACAGGCTGAGCAGTCCTTCTGTCGAACCGGCCGGCAGCGGCTTCACCGGCTTCAACAGCGGACGAATCTCGTCGTCATCGGGATAGTCGGCCTCGGCAAGTGTGTAAACGTAGACCCGCTCAGATTTGTAGATTGCCTGCTTTTTGTAAAAGGCCGATGAGCACGAAGCAAGAAAAAACAATACGATGAGGACGATAAGGCTGCGGAGAGAAACGCGAAAATCCATGGGCAGTACGCTACCGCTTCATAGAGAGCTAAGTCAAGCGGCTTTATCGAAGCTCAAAAAAAAGGTCGAAGCTCCTCTTCTGAGAAGACTTTCTTGAGATCGGCGACCTCAATCACGCGGAAAATCTGAAAGAGACCGGCAAGCTTGAATACGGAATGAAGCGACCGATTGAGGCCGACAAGGTTCAGACTGCCCAGCCCGTTACGAAGCAGCTCCGAAGATTTGATGAGGATTCCGATGCCGGAGCTGTCGACAAACTGAACTCGCGAGAAATCGAGATAGACATTTGTGCCAGAAACATCTTCGAGAGCCAGCAACTCGTCGTAAAAATCATGCGCATTCTCCATGCGGATGTCTTCAAGAGGACGGATGAGGATATCACGAGAGTTCCTGATCAAAACTTCTATCATTCGAGATCTTCTTTCTTCAAGCCCGGAATCACGTGCTCGAACCCCTCTTTATCTCTGTAGAGAACATGGATCGACTCACCCTCTACCTTCTGAATCAGAACGGGGCTGCCCTGCAGGACAAAAATCCCCTTGAAGAGAAAGGTCGGTTTTTTCAAAAATCGCTGTTCGCCGGGTTCAAATGACACGCTGGACCCCATTCTTCTCTGCTCCAATTGAAAACAAGGTTTTTTTGATACCCAATCAGACCCTGCCCGCCTGCTCGGTGTAGAGTGTCTTTCCTTCCTGCTTCATGACCCTGTACAGATGCACCTGCCTCTGGTCGAGACGTGTGCCGACATCATAAAGGGCTCCGTCAAACTGAGCGCCGTCCACCTGCGCCCCAGCCAGCTTTGCCCAGCGCAGATCGGCCTCGCGCAGGTCGGCATTCTTGAGATTACAGCTATTAAGGAAGGCGCCGCGTAACCGGGCGCCGCGCAGATTTGCGCCTTCAAGATTCGCATTCTGCAAGAAGGCATTCTGTAGATTGGCGCCCTCAAAATCGACGCCTCGCAGATCCTCTCCTTCGAGGATGACCTGCGTCAGCTTCTCACCGCGCAGATGACCCTGCTCTTTCAGCTTCTGTAGAGCGACGGTACGCGACACACGATCGTCGGCGCTGATGCCCGTTCCGTTACGAAAATCGGCGATGGCCTTTTGCATGGCCTCGACGGCCGATTCGGGATAATTCTTGCGCCGCTCGGGGAATTCAAACATACCCTCAACGTCGGCGGCGGTGATGCGCTCGACCTCTTCGACCGACCTTCCTCTGGCCCATTCGGTGGCCATGGCAAGGGCGGCCAGGCCGAAGCCACAGCCCGTCGTCGTATAGCTGGCGTCGACGACGCGATCGGAATCGATTTTCAGATAAAGCCTGTATCCGTCGCCGCAGCCTGTATTGCGATATGATGAGACGACGGTGGCATCGTCCATCTCACGATAGTTCAGACGGGTATCATTGATTTCTTTAAAGCGTTCGTAGTCCATGGCCTTCTCTTGAAGCGTCCCGGGCGGGATGCCGACGGCGTCCCGGAGGCTTGCGACTCCGAGCAACTTCAATTAAGTAAGGCCCGACACATGCGACGAGCGAAAAGGCGTAATACGAGGCTCAAAACTCCTCTTGCCCGGAGCAGATTGAGCGCTTAAGCCTCTCACTTTTCTCGTCGAGAGGCACCGACGACCGGAGACGTATACGAATACAATCCGTGCACCGTTCCCTGTGCCTGTGCCGATAGCGATCGCCTTTCAAAGCGCACCTTGCCCTGCGCCATCTGCTCATGCAGCTCGGGGATGCTTTTCACGCCCATATCCTGAAAGGATTGCTTCAGGCCCTGTACGAGATAAGGAACATACTGGAACATGGAGCCTTTATCGACGACGGCGCCCGTTACTCCCTGCGCTACCTTGATATCAAGATCCTCAGAGAAATAACGCTTTGCGCCGCCTGCTTCCATCGCCTCAAGCGAGGCCATACCGCGATACCGCTTCAGTCGGACGCCGTTCTCGTAGAAATACTCGCCGGGCGCTTCAGACGTTCCGGCAAACATAGAGCCCATCATCGTCGTCGATGCTCCGATAGCAAGGGCGACGGCGATATCGCCGATGTTCGAAATGCCGCCGTCGGCAATGACCGGAACGTTGTAGCGACGTGCGAATTTCGCCGTCTGATATACGGCCGTCGCCTGCGCACGGCCCACAGCCATCGTATCCTGCGTGATACAGATCGAACCGGGTCCCATACCGATACGCAGCGCATCGGCGCCGGCTTTGATGAGATTGTAACACTGATCCATCGTCACGACGTTGCCGGCGATGATCTGCACTTCGGGATAATGCTTCTTCATGTACTGAAGCAGCTCGATCTGATAATGAGAATTACCCTGAGCCGAATCCACGACAACGACGTCCACACCGGCTTCGATTAACGCTTCCAGTCGATCACGGGCCTCAAGCTTCGTCGAGATCGCGGCGCCGACCATGAGCCGCTTCTGCGAATCCTTCGACGCGTCGGGATATTCACGATGCTTCTTGATATCGGTACGACAGATAAGCGAAACAAGCTGGCCCTTCTCGTTCACGATGGGCAGCTTTCCTTTTTTAGAGCTTTTCAATATCTCGTTCGCTTCGGCAAGCGGGATGCCTTCGCGCACCGTAACAAGGTCCTTTGTCATCACCCGATCGAGCGTGAGAGTGCGGTCTTTCTCGAGGTCGACGTCGCGGTTCGTGACGATACCGATCAGTTTGCCGTTGCGCGTTCCGTCTTCGGTAATCGGAATGCCCGAGAATCCGAAGCGTGCCTTGATCGTATAAACGTCTTCGATAGTATTTCGGGGCGAGAGCACGATCGGATCGGTGATAAAGCCGTTTTTAAAGCGCTTCACTTTCAAGATAAGATCACGCTGCTGTTCAATCGTGTTATTGTAGTGGATAATACCGATGCCGCCCGTCAGCGCCATGGCGATGGCCATACGGTCTTCGGTGACCGTATCCATGGGCGAAGAGATCAGAGGCTTTTTAATGCGGAGGTCACGAGTAAGCTGCGTGTCCAGATCCACTTCAGATGGATGGAAATCGATAAAGCCGGGCAATACGATGAAATCTTTGTAGGTCAGACCGGTCTGGCCGGCGAACATCTCTTCGGCCGAGAAGCCGTCTCTCAGGTCTTCGGCGTTGATTTGAAAATCCGTATCGTCTGTGAGCTTGGTGTATTCCTGCGAGCCTGCACCGGGCATACTAGTCCTCCCACAGGAGCTCCCTGTGGAAGAGAGCCACTGTAGAAACAAGATTATCAAAATCCCTGTACAGGCAAGTGATTTAAGAGCGGAGCAAGCCGGCGGCCGAACGGATTCCCTGACATATCAGGGCTACATCTCGCCGCAGGGTCTTACAGAATCCGCTTCTTCTTTAACTCCTCAAGTCTGGCCGCATCAAGACCCAGCGCTCCGTAAACGGCGGCGTTGTGCTCGCCGACGTCGGGCGGAGCAAGCCGATAGCTG
This region of Leptonema illini DSM 21528 genomic DNA includes:
- a CDS encoding exodeoxyribonuclease III, which encodes MAEKRAKKTDSRASKKTAVKTVKKSARKTAETVAKKATKKAAKKTDGTAKRSSVAPKKSSLPEERFAFRERELPAWPAAQTTLKLYSWNVNGIRAVSKKGFFDWLDQADPDIFCLQETRARTPQVVKEEQARPLLEDNRYCWYWANAEKGGYSGVATFSKYKPASYQSGFINDPADRNYNSEGRVMITEYPGFVLWNVYFPNGGRGPERVEYKLAFYEHCLDLWQKTRSEGKRIIITGDYNTAHKEIDLARPKENSKVTGFLPEERAFLDKMESLGYIDIFRRYDASPEKYTYWDQFTRARERNAGWRIDYFWISEETLPIIKNAWIEADVMGSDHCPVGLEVIVD
- a CDS encoding flagellin encodes the protein MIINHNLSAINSHRTLKFQHWDVDKNMEKLSSGMRINRAGDDASGLAVSEKMRAQIQGLRQAERNAEDGMSMIQTTEGYLAEVADILQRVRVLAVQSSNGIYTAMDRQMIQVEVSQLIDEVDRIASQAEFNKMNLLKGDFARGSRVSSMWFHIGPNQHQRERVYIQTMTSQSLSLKRYDGTLLTLSTAEFANDAIGVLDSALNRINKQRADLGAYYNRLEHASNGLMVAYENTQASESRIRDVDMAEESVAFTKNQILVQSGTAMLAQANLRPQSVLQLLR
- the fliN gene encoding flagellar motor switch protein FliN → MAEETNLSLEDFDQLLGTDSEKASASELDALTQDLLGGGPTPAASDAGLDQDQLNTIADFLGSSSPSSEPVEAMNFGASRNEEMSGDQGKKNFPLLLDVNVRFIVELGRTQMYIKDVMLLSEGSIVELDKNVGDDVDLLVNDRLFGRGRLVVVDEFYAVQITQIVNPMTAYRNL
- a CDS encoding ABC1 kinase family protein codes for the protein MIDFLFKNSVRMAETALVLGQAGLGWLLGHRPPAPRLLRETFERLGTTYIKLGQFIASAPSIFPAEYVEEFQYCLDRTPPVAFSDIKRILKEQYGRDPSELFRRIEEKPLASASIAQVHEAELHDGRVIVLKVQKPGVRDIILTDLNFLFIASRLLEWFVPGMERTSISAIIEDLQKTMMEECDFLHEARNLKEFREFLDRTGIDFATAPAVYEELSGPRVLAMERLYGVSLTDLDSIRKYSKDPEQTLIQALNVWFLSLMACDFFHADVHAGNLLVLEDGRIGFIDFGIVGRISKEIWSGMDLLMQGMNAQDYRQMAEAMTRIGAADRDVDIDVFANDLKTIFESMQRMETAAFRSGQVDEMEINHLVLSLSEAGRKNGIKFPREFALLIKQFLYFDRYIKILAPKMNMFQDARIQRTGLIG
- the rdgB gene encoding RdgB/HAM1 family non-canonical purine NTP pyrophosphatase — protein: MKLPELRRSGILIATGNAHKIRELEEMLSEFAIPVRTPASIGLSLDVEETGNTFAENAALKARAFCEAAGIPVLADDSGLVVDALNGEPGVKSARYGGEGLDDTGRLRLLLEKMHGVASHLRQARFVCTLAFLTPDDEIRYYEGVAEGRILLEPEGIGGFGYDPVFEDLITGRSYASLSAEEKNERSHRGRALKSFLADLQRL
- a CDS encoding STAS domain-containing protein, whose protein sequence is MDSISRNRKGDVDILTVKGNIQHTDSPVFEKELERTLEQGSRLIVLDLTAVQHICSSALGALISVKRRIRRHEGDVRIVTTAGDVLRVLQITLLDRVFLVFDNLDAAVHSYQVRGQGHETP
- a CDS encoding ComF family protein; protein product: MSLLHLYSPSLCSICEIEIENTGLCPSCRLRLQRLDGQGRCATCFSRLDDGCSFCSSRNVFFDTYRALYALDETTAPLIRKLKFENERWLIRLFTDAICDVMSSMQVRRIGWISSGKLAHRIRPYQPVADLAQYASKRAGVACGADIMKIKRAKQSAARYENRFFDLPRSLRLTASFEKVDHYLLLEDIFTTGATANESARLLKRAGVKEVHVISLFQRQRDGLVWTPSQETERETSTFSQ
- a CDS encoding SHOCT domain-containing protein; its protein translation is MDFRVSLRSLIVLIVLFFLASCSSAFYKKQAIYKSERVYVYTLAEADYPDDDEIRPLLKPVKPLPAGSTEGLLSLFTYLRVEKKGLIGASTYPVFYKAQLAEIAPVLKDVIEAGQPHVRYLLVTRFDPFNTVLSKMRRNTMLFWTDGENVHLVFGEIHTELLGDDFINDDKWIDVQPVNLRKAPEDTRLLDSTLYSFEKVGDFTHLTHIVIPEKEMLALKPDPRFMRSDTAEKPSPEKSPDGKPGEMKGDVAERLKKLEQLKASGVITEKEYEEQRKRILSEL
- a CDS encoding STAS domain-containing protein encodes the protein MIEVLIRNSRDILIRPLEDIRMENAHDFYDELLALEDVSGTNVYLDFSRVQFVDSSGIGILIKSSELLRNGLGSLNLVGLNRSLHSVFKLAGLFQIFRVIEVADLKKVFSEEELRPFF
- a CDS encoding pentapeptide repeat-containing protein yields the protein MDYERFKEINDTRLNYREMDDATVVSSYRNTGCGDGYRLYLKIDSDRVVDASYTTTGCGFGLAALAMATEWARGRSVEEVERITAADVEGMFEFPERRKNYPESAVEAMQKAIADFRNGTGISADDRVSRTVALQKLKEQGHLRGEKLTQVILEGEDLRGVDFEGANLQNAFLQNANLEGANLRGARLRGAFLNSCNLKNADLREADLRWAKLAGAQVDGAQFDGALYDVGTRLDQRQVHLYRVMKQEGKTLYTEQAGRV
- the guaB gene encoding IMP dehydrogenase: MFAGQTGLTYKDFIVLPGFIDFHPSEVDLDTQLTRDLRIKKPLISSPMDTVTEDRMAIAMALTGGIGIIHYNNTIEQQRDLILKVKRFKNGFITDPIVLSPRNTIEDVYTIKARFGFSGIPITEDGTRNGKLIGIVTNRDVDLEKDRTLTLDRVMTKDLVTVREGIPLAEANEILKSSKKGKLPIVNEKGQLVSLICRTDIKKHREYPDASKDSQKRLMVGAAISTKLEARDRLEALIEAGVDVVVVDSAQGNSHYQIELLQYMKKHYPEVQIIAGNVVTMDQCYNLIKAGADALRIGMGPGSICITQDTMAVGRAQATAVYQTAKFARRYNVPVIADGGISNIGDIAVALAIGASTTMMGSMFAGTSEAPGEYFYENGVRLKRYRGMASLEAMEAGGAKRYFSEDLDIKVAQGVTGAVVDKGSMFQYVPYLVQGLKQSFQDMGVKSIPELHEQMAQGKVRFERRSLSAQAQGTVHGLYSYTSPVVGASRREK